The Raoultibacter phocaeensis genome contains a region encoding:
- the truB gene encoding tRNA pseudouridine(55) synthase TruB: MKRGTSGMSLVVGVNKPAGMSSHDVVNRCRRIFGERRVGHAGTLDPLAKGALLVCVGPATRLDAFFTEHDKRYRFRVSFGAGTDTDDAAGEIIKRGDAPPQVFDREFAERFVGGLTGKQKQMPPVYSAIKVAGQRSYKAARAGTIIDLKPRDIEIYEASLERVVEAGEDGLPAWDISVFVSKGTYIRSLARDIGAKLGCPAYVSELVRTQAGSLELSECVTLETLEERGEAAALDPVRLLGFRFLFADEAVARAVSNGTALPAGACEIYERRRSSAALEMCACTAGVLKSCTPLSSGEIISVIAENKLVALYEYDEARGVLKPRCVFAVGVSRGRDS, encoded by the coding sequence GTGAAGCGGGGCACTTCGGGGATGTCGCTTGTCGTGGGAGTCAACAAGCCGGCGGGTATGAGCTCGCACGATGTCGTGAACCGGTGCCGCCGTATCTTCGGTGAGCGCCGCGTGGGGCATGCGGGCACGCTCGATCCTTTGGCGAAGGGCGCGCTGCTCGTATGCGTGGGTCCCGCTACGCGGCTCGATGCCTTTTTCACCGAGCATGACAAGCGCTACCGCTTCCGCGTGTCGTTCGGTGCGGGCACCGATACCGACGACGCCGCAGGCGAGATCATCAAAAGGGGCGATGCGCCCCCTCAGGTGTTCGATAGGGAGTTCGCCGAGCGTTTCGTCGGTGGTCTTACGGGCAAGCAGAAGCAGATGCCTCCCGTCTATTCGGCCATCAAGGTGGCAGGGCAGCGCTCCTACAAAGCCGCCCGTGCGGGTACGATCATCGATCTGAAGCCCCGCGACATCGAGATTTACGAAGCGAGCCTCGAGCGCGTCGTCGAAGCGGGCGAAGACGGGCTGCCCGCGTGGGATATCTCCGTTTTCGTTTCGAAGGGAACCTATATCCGCTCGCTGGCGCGCGACATCGGCGCAAAGCTAGGGTGTCCCGCGTACGTGAGCGAGCTTGTACGAACGCAGGCGGGATCGCTTGAACTGTCGGAGTGCGTCACGCTCGAAACGCTTGAAGAACGCGGCGAGGCGGCGGCGCTCGATCCGGTACGTCTGCTCGGGTTCAGGTTCCTGTTTGCTGACGAAGCCGTTGCACGCGCGGTTTCGAACGGGACCGCTTTGCCTGCGGGTGCGTGCGAGATCTACGAGCGGAGAAGATCATCCGCTGCGCTCGAAATGTGCGCCTGTACGGCCGGCGTACTGAAGAGCTGTACACCGTTATCGTCCGGCGAAATCATCTCGGTGATTGCCGAGAACAAGCTGGTTGCACTGTACGAGTACGATGAGGCACGCGGGGTACTGAAGCCCCGGTGCGTGTTTGCTGTGGGGGTTTCACGTGGCAGAGATTCTTAA
- a CDS encoding LTA synthase family protein, which translates to MNRLKPLMAAWDRPTVASIVAFAVLLAAYLALDAAGFVAHDSAWTTPAVALTLACALCALAARPYLLKRFEPLARRAKPFVLVALVALAFYLFEKPYNPGLFGIGAFYAFVNLCVIAVLFAIVYFAFQQTKASAVAFLALCFIAGTANYFVIAFKGQPVLPADIFALSTAAAVGGGYTYVINDDIATAFAALAAGIVLVAYLPKTKFALKRGVANGAVALVCVLGFGAWFSSVDIEHAYGVQVDGWAASSSYSQQGSVLCFLKRVQDLSPAAPEGYSHDAAAEILSRYETSDDEARGTDETGYGVDGEMPAVVAIMNETFSDLSLYPNLADIYDGPVYFNSISDAYLKGTAYASALGAGTCNSEFEFLTGATMANLGDGVYPYMLYDLEGTGNLASYFNNLGYDTTAIHPADATNWRRDTVYSQLGFDEFFDVTDFEGADTLRGFTTDKATYDLILERLATDENPQFIFDVTLQNHGGYDTGLIPNEMAVSVPLESDRTAELEEFVSCIRQSDLDLQYLIEGLSELDRPVVLCIFGDHQPGFSDWLASLAFGKDVSDFTLEEVQARYEVPYLIWTNFESDRATKANAAALAEDMAPVLDELERPLYQDGTDMSLNYLSAHLLAAAQLPLPAYQQFLLDAQQTIPVINLNGYRDDSGLWHWSDGRDEDGVPESIAATLGELAIVQHNLLFGS; encoded by the coding sequence ATGAACCGCCTCAAGCCCCTCATGGCGGCGTGGGACAGGCCGACGGTTGCGAGCATCGTCGCGTTCGCCGTCCTTCTCGCCGCCTACCTCGCCCTCGATGCCGCCGGGTTCGTCGCGCACGACAGCGCTTGGACCACGCCCGCCGTCGCGCTCACACTCGCCTGCGCGCTCTGCGCCCTCGCGGCAAGGCCCTACCTGCTCAAGCGCTTCGAGCCGCTTGCGAGGCGCGCGAAGCCGTTCGTGCTGGTCGCCCTCGTAGCGCTCGCGTTCTACCTGTTCGAGAAGCCGTACAATCCCGGGCTCTTCGGCATCGGAGCCTTCTACGCTTTCGTGAACCTGTGCGTGATCGCGGTGCTGTTCGCCATCGTGTACTTCGCCTTCCAGCAGACCAAAGCCTCCGCCGTCGCGTTTCTCGCGCTGTGCTTCATCGCGGGAACGGCCAACTACTTCGTCATCGCGTTCAAGGGGCAGCCGGTTCTGCCTGCCGATATCTTCGCACTCAGCACGGCGGCGGCGGTCGGCGGCGGCTACACCTACGTCATAAACGACGACATCGCAACCGCGTTCGCCGCCCTCGCGGCGGGCATCGTGTTAGTCGCTTACCTTCCGAAAACGAAGTTCGCCCTGAAACGCGGCGTGGCGAACGGCGCGGTTGCGCTCGTCTGCGTGCTCGGATTCGGCGCGTGGTTCTCGTCCGTCGATATCGAACACGCTTACGGGGTCCAGGTCGACGGCTGGGCCGCGTCGAGCTCGTACTCGCAGCAAGGGTCGGTTCTGTGCTTCCTCAAGCGCGTACAGGACCTCTCGCCCGCTGCCCCGGAAGGCTACTCGCACGATGCCGCAGCCGAGATCCTTTCGCGCTACGAAACGAGCGATGACGAAGCGCGCGGAACGGACGAAACCGGATACGGCGTGGACGGTGAAATGCCCGCCGTCGTGGCCATCATGAACGAGACGTTCTCCGACCTTTCGCTCTACCCGAACCTCGCCGACATCTACGACGGACCGGTGTACTTCAACTCGATTTCCGACGCTTACCTCAAGGGCACCGCCTACGCTTCGGCGCTCGGCGCAGGCACCTGCAACAGCGAGTTCGAATTTCTCACCGGCGCGACCATGGCGAACCTCGGAGACGGCGTGTACCCCTACATGCTCTACGACCTCGAGGGCACGGGCAACCTCGCCTCATACTTCAACAATCTCGGCTACGATACCACCGCCATCCACCCCGCCGATGCGACAAACTGGCGGCGCGACACGGTGTACAGCCAACTCGGATTCGACGAGTTTTTCGACGTGACCGATTTCGAGGGAGCCGACACGCTGCGCGGATTCACCACCGACAAAGCCACGTACGACCTCATTCTCGAACGCCTCGCTACCGATGAAAACCCCCAGTTCATCTTCGACGTGACGCTCCAGAACCACGGCGGGTACGACACGGGCCTCATTCCCAACGAAATGGCCGTTTCGGTGCCGCTCGAAAGCGACCGCACCGCCGAGTTGGAAGAGTTCGTAAGCTGCATCCGCCAATCCGACCTCGATCTGCAGTACCTGATCGAAGGCCTCTCCGAACTGGATCGTCCTGTCGTCCTCTGCATCTTCGGCGACCACCAGCCCGGCTTTTCGGACTGGCTCGCAAGCCTCGCCTTCGGCAAGGACGTTTCGGACTTCACGCTCGAGGAAGTACAGGCGCGCTATGAGGTTCCCTACCTGATATGGACGAACTTCGAATCGGACCGCGCAACGAAGGCGAATGCGGCGGCTCTTGCCGAAGATATGGCACCCGTGCTCGACGAGCTCGAGCGCCCGTTGTACCAAGACGGAACCGACATGAGCCTGAACTACCTGAGCGCGCATCTGTTGGCGGCGGCCCAGCTTCCCCTTCCGGCCTACCAGCAGTTTCTACTCGATGCGCAGCAGACGATACCGGTCATCAACCTCAACGGCTACCGGGACGACAGCGGCCTGTGGCATTGGTCGGACGGCCGCGATGAAGACGGCGTCCCCGAAAGCATTGCCGCTACGCTCGGCGAACTCGCGATCGTGCAACACAACCTTCTGTTCGGATCATAA
- the ribF gene encoding riboflavin biosynthesis protein RibF — MAEILKCDESFDHSFFSGSSCAFGVFDGVHLGHRYLLDCAQKTAAESGGKSIALTFDIDPDEVFHPERLKKLMTNDERIGALAHSGVDAVVVLPFTKRFSASSPEEFLVNTFNGHAPAYLHVGYDFRFGARAKGTVKELSSWAEVAQTNICAHDLASADGAPITATRIRLLLADNDILEANKLLGHPYYIVGTVEQGRGEGKDFGFRTANLKMPSQLQALGAGVYGAYAYVDGVRYKAAVSVGVSPVFEDRTDATCEAHLLDFEGDLYGKPIKVEFHHFLRPMIKFDNVDELIATVMGNIAWVREYL, encoded by the coding sequence GTGGCAGAGATTCTTAAATGCGATGAGTCGTTCGATCATTCGTTCTTCTCCGGTTCGTCATGCGCGTTCGGCGTGTTCGACGGCGTGCATCTCGGGCATCGCTACCTGCTTGACTGCGCGCAGAAGACGGCGGCAGAAAGCGGTGGCAAAAGCATAGCGCTCACTTTCGATATCGATCCCGACGAGGTGTTTCATCCTGAGCGTTTGAAAAAGCTCATGACCAATGACGAGCGCATCGGCGCGCTTGCGCACAGCGGCGTCGATGCGGTGGTGGTGCTTCCATTCACGAAGCGGTTCTCGGCTTCGAGTCCCGAAGAGTTCCTCGTGAATACGTTCAACGGCCATGCTCCTGCATACTTGCACGTGGGTTACGACTTCAGGTTCGGGGCCCGCGCGAAAGGGACGGTCAAGGAGCTTTCGAGCTGGGCCGAAGTAGCTCAAACGAATATCTGCGCGCACGATTTGGCAAGCGCGGACGGAGCGCCCATCACGGCAACGAGGATCCGTTTGCTTCTTGCAGACAACGATATCCTCGAAGCGAACAAGCTGCTCGGGCATCCGTACTACATCGTGGGCACGGTCGAGCAGGGTCGTGGTGAGGGTAAGGATTTCGGCTTTCGCACGGCGAACCTCAAGATGCCCTCGCAACTGCAGGCCCTCGGGGCCGGGGTGTACGGGGCATACGCCTACGTCGATGGCGTTCGCTACAAAGCGGCCGTATCGGTGGGGGTGTCACCCGTGTTCGAAGACCGTACCGACGCCACCTGCGAGGCGCACCTGCTCGATTTCGAAGGCGATCTGTACGGCAAGCCCATCAAAGTCGAGTTCCATCACTTCCTGCGCCCCATGATCAAGTTCGACAACGTCGACGAGCTCATAGCAACCGTGATGGGCAACATCGCCTGGGTACGCGAATACCTGTAG
- the rbfA gene encoding 30S ribosome-binding factor RbfA — protein MKQGSSNRKVNEQAREVIASILLFEISDPRLALVTITGCEVSYDRSVCNVFYTTEPERYEAVADAFSKASGRIRSLMAKQLSWRVAPELRFMLDKSVDEAERIASALQRDAVRNTASGHADGDATADASGDAAAAKDAVDVRETDGE, from the coding sequence ATGAAACAAGGTTCTTCCAACCGCAAGGTTAACGAGCAGGCCCGCGAAGTCATCGCGAGCATCCTTCTGTTCGAGATATCCGATCCGCGCCTTGCGCTCGTCACCATCACGGGCTGCGAAGTGAGCTACGACCGCAGCGTCTGCAACGTCTTCTACACGACCGAACCCGAGCGCTACGAGGCGGTTGCCGATGCGTTCTCCAAAGCATCCGGCCGCATCCGCTCGCTCATGGCCAAGCAGCTGTCATGGCGCGTGGCGCCCGAGCTGCGCTTCATGCTCGACAAGAGCGTTGACGAGGCGGAGCGCATCGCGTCTGCCCTGCAGCGCGACGCGGTGCGCAATACGGCGAGCGGCCATGCCGACGGCGATGCGACCGCCGACGCATCAGGCGATGCAGCAGCCGCAAAGGATGCAGTCGATGTGCGCGAAACGGACGGTGAATAG
- a CDS encoding sodium-translocating pyrophosphatase, translating into MAPICALIGICMAGYLGSWVLKQDPGPDKMNNISLKIQQGAKAFLMSEYKLLVIFMVVVAIVMAIALSPITAVAFVTGGILSALAGYIGMHVATRANTRTTYAAEESVAKALNISFKSGLTMGLSVASFALLGLSLWLILIVFGVDTFDLMHEHIGMVEGFATGASAVALFARVGGGIYTKAADVGADLVGKVEAGIPEDDPRNPATIADNVGDNVGDVAGMGADLFESYTGSILAPTILAVTFGALGYFGGIGSVDATWAIVVPVMIAACGIITSIIGLFAVRTKEGGELHKALNRGTYVAAGIEIVAILVIFFLWNGQSASQPIWLFGSVLCGLVAGLLIGKTTEYFCSDHYKPVHQIAEASETGAATNIIQGLSTGMLSTIIPILLVAFAIIGAYTCGNMAFANVVTPEGGIAVGLFGVALAATGMLSNTAITIGVDAYGPVADNAGGIAEMAGLPEEVRERTDSLDAVGNTTAAIAKGFAIASAGLSAISLFVSYQATMHHSIENFELTLTDPLIIAGIFIGAMIPFMFAALTMGAVSRAAHAMVEEVRRQFREIKGIMTYEAEPEYDKCVAISTTSALREMMLPGILAIVIPVVIGCFNPAMLGGFLAGAVATGMLLAIFMSNAGGAWDNAKKYIEGGAHGGKGSEAHKAAVVGDTVGDPFKDTSGPSMNILINLMTIVSLTFTPLFIFFQTML; encoded by the coding sequence ATGGCCCCCATCTGCGCCCTGATAGGCATATGCATGGCGGGCTACCTCGGTTCGTGGGTCCTGAAACAGGATCCGGGTCCCGACAAGATGAACAACATCTCGCTGAAGATCCAGCAAGGTGCCAAAGCGTTTCTCATGAGCGAGTACAAGCTGCTCGTCATATTCATGGTCGTGGTCGCCATCGTCATGGCGATCGCCCTCTCGCCGATCACCGCCGTGGCTTTCGTCACGGGCGGCATCCTCTCGGCGCTAGCGGGCTACATCGGCATGCACGTGGCAACGCGCGCGAACACCCGCACCACCTACGCCGCCGAGGAAAGCGTGGCGAAGGCCTTGAACATCTCGTTCAAATCGGGCCTCACGATGGGCCTTTCGGTCGCGTCGTTCGCGCTTCTGGGCCTGTCGCTGTGGCTCATCCTCATCGTGTTCGGCGTGGATACGTTCGACCTCATGCATGAGCACATCGGCATGGTCGAAGGCTTCGCAACCGGCGCTTCGGCTGTGGCGCTCTTCGCTCGTGTGGGCGGCGGCATCTACACGAAGGCGGCCGATGTGGGCGCGGACCTCGTGGGCAAGGTCGAGGCGGGCATTCCCGAAGACGACCCGCGCAACCCCGCAACCATCGCCGACAACGTAGGCGACAACGTGGGCGACGTGGCCGGCATGGGCGCCGACCTGTTCGAGTCCTATACAGGCTCCATCCTCGCACCCACCATCCTCGCCGTCACATTCGGCGCGCTCGGCTACTTCGGCGGCATCGGCTCGGTCGACGCGACGTGGGCCATCGTGGTTCCCGTTATGATCGCCGCCTGCGGCATCATCACTTCGATCATCGGTTTGTTCGCGGTCCGCACCAAAGAGGGCGGCGAACTGCATAAGGCGCTCAACCGCGGCACGTACGTGGCTGCTGGCATCGAGATCGTCGCCATCCTCGTGATCTTCTTCCTCTGGAACGGCCAGAGTGCCTCTCAGCCCATCTGGCTGTTCGGTTCGGTGCTTTGCGGTTTGGTTGCCGGCCTTCTCATCGGCAAGACCACCGAGTACTTCTGCTCCGACCACTACAAGCCGGTCCATCAGATCGCCGAAGCGTCTGAGACGGGTGCGGCCACCAACATCATCCAGGGCCTCTCTACCGGTATGCTCTCCACGATCATCCCGATCCTGCTCGTGGCGTTTGCTATCATCGGCGCGTACACGTGCGGTAACATGGCGTTCGCGAACGTCGTCACCCCCGAGGGCGGCATCGCGGTGGGACTCTTCGGCGTCGCGCTTGCGGCAACGGGCATGCTCTCCAATACCGCCATCACCATCGGCGTTGATGCGTACGGTCCCGTGGCCGACAACGCAGGCGGCATCGCCGAGATGGCGGGCTTGCCTGAGGAGGTACGCGAGCGTACCGACTCGCTTGACGCGGTGGGCAATACCACGGCGGCCATCGCGAAAGGCTTCGCTATCGCCAGCGCCGGCCTCTCGGCCATCTCGCTGTTCGTATCCTACCAGGCCACCATGCATCATTCGATCGAGAACTTCGAGCTTACGCTTACCGATCCGCTCATCATCGCCGGCATCTTCATCGGCGCGATGATCCCGTTCATGTTCGCGGCGCTCACCATGGGCGCGGTGTCGCGTGCGGCCCATGCGATGGTCGAAGAAGTGCGTCGTCAGTTCCGCGAGATCAAGGGCATCATGACCTACGAGGCCGAGCCCGAGTACGATAAGTGCGTGGCCATCTCCACCACCTCAGCGCTGCGCGAGATGATGCTTCCGGGCATCCTCGCCATCGTGATCCCCGTCGTCATCGGCTGCTTCAACCCGGCCATGCTCGGCGGCTTCCTCGCCGGTGCGGTTGCAACGGGCATGCTGCTCGCCATCTTCATGTCGAATGCAGGAGGCGCATGGGATAACGCGAAGAAGTACATCGAGGGCGGTGCGCACGGCGGCAAGGGCTCCGAAGCCCATAAGGCTGCCGTTGTCGGCGACACCGTGGGTGATCCGTTCAAGGATACGTCGGGTCCGTCGATGAACATCCTCATCAATCTCATGACCATCGTATCGCTTACGTTCACCCCGCTTTTCATCTTCTTCCAGACGATGCTGTAA
- a CDS encoding DHH family phosphoesterase has protein sequence MAVTPQTNSDLAGIAEALRTAERFAVCGHVSPDGDCLGSQLVVYHALRTLGKDVTCLLAKPDPIEAGLLFLPGIEDMVPAADYDGAPDVFIAVDVPTPERMGAAAAAVQARSQTTVTIDHHAADDAMSTYTFVDPDAASTTMLVWELAGLLGIERSPEMATCAYTGLVTDTGRFQFQNTDQAAFAAAFEMVQAGADPAAVAREVFQNRSIASLELEGIALARMRFGMDGAYVASYLTREDFEKTGAVKSDAEPLINTIRAVAGIRVACMLREEPEHVRGSFRAKDDTDVAAIARTMGGGGHRAAAGFTLYDSLDQAIERVDAAVAAALGASGPSGDGSAQR, from the coding sequence GTGGCAGTAACCCCGCAGACCAACTCCGATCTTGCCGGTATCGCAGAAGCGCTCCGTACGGCTGAGCGCTTCGCGGTATGCGGACACGTGAGCCCCGACGGCGATTGCCTCGGCTCGCAGCTCGTCGTCTACCATGCCCTCAGGACGCTCGGAAAAGACGTGACCTGCCTGCTTGCGAAACCCGATCCGATCGAGGCTGGCCTGTTGTTTCTGCCCGGCATCGAAGACATGGTCCCCGCCGCTGATTACGACGGGGCGCCCGACGTGTTCATTGCCGTCGACGTGCCGACTCCCGAGCGCATGGGGGCTGCGGCGGCTGCCGTGCAGGCGCGTTCGCAGACTACGGTTACGATCGATCACCATGCAGCCGATGATGCGATGTCAACCTATACCTTCGTCGATCCCGACGCAGCGTCCACGACGATGCTCGTGTGGGAGCTTGCCGGCCTGCTCGGCATCGAGCGCTCGCCTGAGATGGCAACGTGCGCCTATACGGGGCTCGTCACCGACACGGGCCGCTTCCAGTTCCAGAACACCGACCAGGCGGCGTTCGCGGCGGCCTTCGAGATGGTGCAGGCGGGGGCTGATCCCGCCGCCGTTGCCCGCGAAGTGTTCCAGAACCGCTCGATCGCATCGCTCGAGCTCGAGGGCATCGCGCTTGCGCGCATGCGCTTCGGCATGGACGGAGCTTACGTTGCGAGTTACCTCACGCGTGAGGATTTTGAGAAGACCGGTGCCGTGAAGTCGGATGCCGAGCCGCTCATCAACACCATCAGGGCTGTCGCGGGAATCCGCGTCGCCTGCATGCTGCGCGAAGAGCCCGAGCACGTACGGGGCAGCTTTCGCGCGAAAGACGATACCGACGTCGCCGCCATCGCGCGCACGATGGGCGGGGGAGGCCATAGGGCTGCGGCCGGGTTCACGCTCTACGACTCGCTCGATCAGGCAATCGAGCGAGTCGATGCGGCTGTTGCCGCCGCCCTCGGTGCGAGCGGTCCTTCAGGTGACGGGAGTGCGCAACGGTGA